The following are encoded together in the Girardinichthys multiradiatus isolate DD_20200921_A chromosome X, DD_fGirMul_XY1, whole genome shotgun sequence genome:
- the LOC124862399 gene encoding integrin beta-3-like, whose protein sequence is MHGGSSPDATRTQVEKRTRNNGSERSPAMGSLLHCLAFLFLYASNACGSNICTSHGVTTCQQCLVVHSSCAWCSQEEFGMGKSSLSRCDLKENLNKEGCSAAAIEFPSSTFKILKDNPLSDKASNAADVTQIRPQKLHMTLRLGDTMRFKVSVKQVEDYPVDLYYLMDLSNSMEDDLFRLQTLGNKLAETMGKTTSNLRMGFGAFVDKTVSPYMYTYPPEAVLNPCFRSANPCQPQFSFKNVLSLTEKVSRFTEEVVKQKVSKNRDSPEGGFDAIMQAIVCKEKIGWRPDASHLLLLTTDAISHFALDGRIAGIVQPNDGECYLDTDNNYKKSTVLDYPSLGLITEKMSENNINLIFAVTRHVVPIYQNYSQLIPGTTVGMLSDDSGNVIQLIQEAYAKIRSKVELELLGVPDELNLSFNATCFDGKIIHGLKSCSGLKIGDTVSFSVEAQLRKCPKEKSRTFTIKPQGFKDSLEVIVDFACSCNCEAKAVPDSPVCSNGNGTYECGVCQCHKGRLGPRCECSLEEYSPSDDANCISKPDSPVCSGRGDCLCGQCSCHSTGFGQIWGKYCECDNFNCLRFKGALCSDHGKCNCGFCQCDAGWKGEKCNCTTRTDTCVSSLGLLCSGRGNCECGVCQCTQPGAYGDTCEKCPTCPDSCTIKKQCVECQHFKRGQYISDNSCNRICKNEIRIVDKLSKKMDENSEFQEGKAVNCSYKDENDCIVHFQYSENIIGKSVLYVVKEPECPQGPDILVALLSVAGAILLLGLVGLLIWKLLVTIYDRREFAKFEEERAKAKWDAGNNPLYKGATSTFTNVAYRGN, encoded by the exons ATGCATGGGGGAAGCTCTCCAGATGCAACTCGGACACAAGTTGAGAAGAGAACAAGGAACAACGGATCTGAGCGCTCTCCAGCCATGGGTTCTTTACTACACTGTTTAgcctttctgtttctctatgcATCAAACGCTTGCG GTTCCAACATATGCACATCTCATGGCGTCACCACTTGTCAACAATGCCTTGTTGTTCACTCTAGCTGTGCATGGTGCTCACAGGAG GAATTTGGGATGGGAAAATCCAGTTTATCTCGCTGcgacctcaaagaaaacctaaataaaGAAGGGTGCAGTGCAGCAGCTATAGAGTTTCCCTCCAGCACCTTTAAAATTCTGAAGGATAATCCTCTGAGTGACAAGGCTTCAAATGCGGCCGATGTAACTCAAATCAGGCCTCAGAAACTCCACATGACATTAAGACTGG GTGATACCATGCGTTTCAAGGTGAGTGTGAAACAGGTGGAAGATTACCCCGTGGATCTCTACTACTTGATGGATCTCTCAAATTCAATGGAAGATGACCTTTTCCGCTTGCAAACCTTGGGCAACAAGCTAGCTGAGACCATGGGCAAAACAACCAGTAATCTACGCATGGGATTTGGAGCATTTGTGGACAAGACCGTGTCCCCATATATGTACACTTACCCTCCAGAAGCTGTTCTTAACCCTTGTTTTAG ATCGGCAAATCCATGCCAGCCCCAGTTTAGCTTCAAGAATGTGTTGTCACTGACAGAGAAAGTGTCTCGCTTCACTGAGGAGGTGGTTAAACAGAAGGTGTCCAAGAATAGGGATAGTCCTGAGGGTGGATTTGATGCTATCATGCAAGCAATAGTGTGcaag GAGAAGATTGGGTGGCGTCCAGATGCTTCACATCTTCTGTTGTTGACTACTGATGCCATAAGTCACTTCGCCCTGGATGGACGCATAGCTGGCATTGTCCAGCCCAATGATGGCGAATGTTACCTCGACACTGACAATAATTACAAAAAATCAACTGTtctg GACTATCCTTCCTTGGGGCTTATAACAGAAAAGATGTCTGAAAACAACATCAATTTAATTTTTGCCGTGACAAGGCATGTTGTGCCCATTTACcag AATTATAGCCAACTGATTCCAGGCACAACTGTGGGAATGCTGTCTGATGACTCTGGGAATGTTATTCAGCTGATTCAGGAAGCTTATGCG AAAATTCGGTCTAAAGTGGAGCTGGAACTTTTGGGAGTCCCAGATGAGTTGAATCTTTCATTTAACGCCACTTGCTTCGATGGAAAGATCATTCATGGACTCAAGTCCTGCTCTGGTTTGAAGATCGGGGACACG GTGTCTTTTAGTGTCGAAGCTCAGCTGCGCAAATGCCCCAAAGAGAAAAGCCGCACATTTACCATCAAGCCTCAGGGCTTCAAGGATTCGCTGGAGGTTATAGTAGACTTTGCTTGTAGCTGCAACTGTGAGGCCAAGGCAGTACCTGATAGTCCAGTGTGCAGCAACGGCAATGGGACCTACGAGTGTGGGGTTTGCCAGTGTCACAAGGGTCGACTGGGTCCACGGTGTGAGTGCTCACTGGAGGAATACAGTCCATCTGACGATGCCAACTGCATCTCAAAACCAGACAGCCCAGTATGCAGTGGAAGAGGAGACTGCTTATGTGGACAGTGCTCCTGTCACTCAACTGGTTTTGGTCAGATCTGGGGAAAGTACTGTGAATGTGACAATTTCAACTGCTTGCGCTTCAAAGGAGCTCTTTGCTCTG ATCATGGGAAGTGTAACTGTGGGTTCTGCCAGTGCGACGCTGGCTGGAAAGGAGAAAAATGTAACTGCACCACCCGCACAGACACATGCGTGTCCAGCTTGGGGCTGTTGTGCAGTGGCCGGGGTAACTGTGAGTGCGGGGTTTGTCAGTGCACTCAACCCGGTGCCTACGGAGATACCTGTGAGAAGTGCCCCACCTGCCCTGACTCCTGCACTATAAAGAA GCAGTGTGTCGAGTGTCAGCACTTCAAGAGAGGACAGTATATCAGTGACAACAGCTGCAACAgaatctgcaaaaatgaaataAGAATTGTGGACAAGTTAAGTAAGAAAATGGATGAGAACTCTG AATTCCAAGAAGGCAAAGCGGTGAACTGCTCCTACAAAGATGAAAATGACTGCATTGTGCACTTCCAGTATTCTGAAAATATAATTGGCAAATCTGTCTTGTATGTGGTGAAAGAGCCAG AGTGTCCCCAAGGTCCTGACATCCTAGTGGCGCTCCTGTCAGTGGCCGGAGCCATTCTGCTCTTGGGTCTCGTTGGCTTGCTCATTTGGAAGCTGCTGGTTACCATCTATGATCGCAGAGAGTTTGCCAAGTTTGAGGAGGAGAGAGCCAAAGCCAAATGGGATGCG GGTAACAATCCTTTGTACAAAGGAGCCACCTCCACTTTTACCAATGTAGCATACAGAGGAAACTAA